From the genome of Mixophyes fleayi isolate aMixFle1 chromosome 2, aMixFle1.hap1, whole genome shotgun sequence, one region includes:
- the SLC67A2 gene encoding major facilitator superfamily domain-containing protein 9 yields MGATSRTSTPNGWSLQHCLHVVGFLDLFGVSMIVPLLNHHMKSLGASPTTAGIIGSCYGILQLFSSSIVGSWSDLIGRRYSLITCIIISALGYGLLGISINIYIYAIARIPVGIFKHSLSISKAFLSDLVSEKERPHVMGRFNAASSMGFILGPVVGGYLTELHGGFYITSLLCTGIFIINAGLVWIMPKTEDELSIVALCSSNVSLPNNLTSKSDIRLHASQENNEIMTNTSVQTFWAQIISVFKKVTDVAFSQMWDIFLVRLLIAIAVMLYYSNFALAMEERFHMTPRMTGYLISYGSTLGALAGFSLGPLTRLYKYNTYTMLLHSSVLTFFSILLYSVAPKMWIVILSSTFMAFSTNVGRTCIVDLELSLGEKHGSGTLIGVGQSVTSVGRILVPLFSGIAQEYSPCGPPQLGAVLALASIFLMYKSKSHYNGSTHSKCKRE; encoded by the exons ATGGGGGCTACGAGTCGAACAAGTACGCCAAATGGGTGGAGCCTGCAGCACTGTCTGCACGTGGTGGGCTTTTTG GATCTCTTTGGTGTGAGCATGATTGTGCCATTACTAAACCATCATATGAAATCTCTTGGGGCAAGTCCGACTACAGCAGGTATAATAG GTTCCTGTTATGGTATTTTGCAACTCTTCTCTAGCTCCATTGTG GGAAGCTGGAGTGATCTAATTGGAAGACGTTACTCACTAATTACCTGTATTATTATTAGTGCCCTCGGTTATGGTCTTCTTGGCATATCcattaacatttacatatatgctATTGCAAGAATACCTGTGG GTATTTTTAAGCATTCGCTTTCCATTTCGAAAGCGTTCCTTTCAGATCTTGTATCTGAAAAAGAGCGCCCCCATGTGATGGGAAGGTTCAATGCAGCTTCCAGCATGGGGTTTATCCTGGGACCTGTTGTTGGTGGTTACCTTACAGAGTTACATGGCGGTTTTTATATTACCTCTCTCCTCTGCACTGGTATATTCATAATAAATGCAG GTCTTGTTTGGATTATGCCAAAGACTGAAGACGAATTGAGCATTGTGGCACTATGTAGCAGCAATGTGAGTTTACCGAATAACCTGACGTCAAAATCTGATATTAGGTTACATGCATCACAGGAGAACAATGAGATCATGACAAATACATCTGTACAGACCTTTTGGGCACagattatttctgtttttaagaAGGTTACAGATGTGGCTTTCTCTCAGATGTGGGACATATTTTTAGTCCGTTTACTAATAGCAATCGCGGTGATGCTGTATTACAGCAATTTTGCCTTGGCAATGGAAGAAAGATTTCACATGACTCCGCGGATGACTGGCTACTTAATAAGTTATGGCAGCACCCTTGGAGCTTTGGCTGGCTTTTCGCTGGGGCCACTTACTAGACTTTACAAGTATAACACTTACACAATGTTGTTACATTCCAGTGTTCTCACATTCTTTTCCATTCTCTTGTATTCCGTAGCACCTAAGATGTGGATAGTTATTTTGTCTTCAACATTCATGGCTTTTTCTACGAATGTAGGGAGGACATGCATTGTGGACCTAGAGCTTTCACTGGGTGAGAAGCATGGAAGTGGTACACTTATAGGAGTTGGACAGTCAGTGACATCAGTGGGACGCATACTCGTTCCCCTCTTCTCAGGAATTGCACAAGAATATAGCCCTTGTGGCCCACCTCAGCTTGGTGCTGTACTGGCATTAGCATCTATATTTCTAATGTACAAAAGTAAATCACATTACAATGGCTCAACGCACAGCAAATGTAAAAGGGAATGA